A single genomic interval of Megalobrama amblycephala isolate DHTTF-2021 linkage group LG15, ASM1881202v1, whole genome shotgun sequence harbors:
- the fancf gene encoding LOW QUALITY PROTEIN: Fanconi anemia group F protein (The sequence of the model RefSeq protein was modified relative to this genomic sequence to represent the inferred CDS: deleted 2 bases in 2 codons), giving the protein MCSKCQKNSEGSFMEALLRHLKNILELLAVSQTDRAREWDHHTVQRAFQWTEYCEQLHSRFQSNPTVRSALESGLNDTNQRLQDTLPSYSPVMFSDLAQCQHKLLVHLLRNPYAPNSVIQMLCPDPKTEFHIDQSSFITCRSAFNLLCCTLDRNTHAGIQAEAECEGKTARETLKSLLTRSGNDEYARTVLDSILRDSAGKIESLYDIIAAALLSSNDESNAVTQNFILAWLRDHDGCLSKLCQTLSPGVCTVLSRQSPEFKKAYWGVLKHWASCLEYDVLESVWAPTSDETVTFNVLADRFKDLFKSGPPLKEDTETELKALKLEGGDFNVKGINIWTDLIIQLKL; this is encoded by the exons ATGTGCAGTAAATGCCAGAAGAACAGTGAAGGGAGTTTCATGGAGGCTTTGCTGAGGCACCTGAAGAACATACTGGAGTTACTGGCCGTTTCTCAGACAGACCGCGCGCGTGAATGGGACCATCACACCGTACAACGGGCGTTTCAGTGGACTGAGTACTGCGAGCAGCTCCACTCCCGCTTCCAGTCCAACCCTACCGTTCGATCCGCACTGGAGTCCGGTCTGAATGACACCAACCAGCGCCTGCAGGACACTCTCCCGTCGTACTCCCCAGTCATGTTCTCTGACCTGGCTCAGTGTCAGCACAAACTGCTCGTTCATTTACTCAGAAACCCTTACGCGCCGAACTCCGTTATACAAATGCTTTGTCCAGATCCCAAAACTGAATTCCACATTGATCAAAGCAGCTTCATCACATGCAGATCTGCGTTTAATCTGCTATGCTGCACGTTGGACAGGAATACTCATGCTGGGATACAGGCTGAAGCAGAATGTGAGGGGAAAACTGCTCGGGAAACTCTTAAA TCTTTATTAACTCGTTCTGGCAACGACGAGTATGCGAGAACAGTGCTGGATTCCATCCTTCGTGACAGCGCGGGAAAAATCGAAAGCCTTTATGACATCATAGCAGCCGCGCTCCTCTCTAGTAATGACGAATCGAACGCCGTCACTCAGAACTTTATCCTCGCCTGGCTTCGAGATCACGATGGATGTTTGAGCAAACTGTGCCAAACGCTGTCCCCAGGGGTTTGTACTGTCCTCTCCCGACAGTCTCCAGAGTTTAAAAAGGCATATTGGGGTGTTTTGAAACACTGGGCGTCCTGTTTGGAGTATGACGTCTTGGAGAGCGTTTGGGCGCCGACGTCAGACGAGACAGTGACGTTTAATGTACTGGCTGATCGATtcaaagatttatttaaa tcagGACCACCATTAAAAGAGGACACTGAGACTGAGCTTAAAGCGCTCAAACTGGAAGGTGGGGACTTTAATGTAAAGGGCATTAATATATGGACAGATCTAATCATTCAACTGAAGCTGTAA